The window TTCGCTGCCTCAAGTTCCGCACCATGTTCACTGACGCCGAGGCGCGGCTTACGGAGCTGCTCACTGCCGACCCCGGCCTGCGTGGCGAGTACGAGCGCTTTCACAAGCTGGAGGGCGACCCGCGCATCACCCGCGCCGGCAGGTTCTTGCGCCGCTACAGCTTAGACGAACTGCCGCAGCTCGCCAACGTCCTAGCCGGCGAGATGAGCCTGGTAGGGCCGCGGCCCTACCTGGCGCGCGAGTACCCCGACATGAACGGCTACGGCGAGACCATCCTCGAGGCCAAGCCGGGCATCACCGGCCACTGGCAGGTCTCGGGCCGCAACTTTTTCACCTTCGGCGAGCGCCTCGAGCTCGAGGCCCACTACGTCCGCAACTGGTCGATATGGTGGGACATCATCATCTTGGTGCAGACCGTCATCGTGGTCCTGACGCAGCGCGGCGCCAAGTAGACCCAGATAGACCATTGTGTAAGTAGACACAGCGAACGTGAGAGCGAACGTGAGAGCGAACGTGAGCAAATCCGCGACGCCGCCCGCGCGGACGTGATATAACCAAACAGTTTTGAACTCCGTCCTCCGCCACCCCCTCACCCTGCCCGTCGCCAGCAAGGCGCTCGGGGTCTGGCGCCTTCTCACGGGGCCGCTCTACTGGTGGTACGAAAGGCGGCTCAGCGCGGCTATCACGAGAAGCGGCAGAGTTCCCCGGCACCTGGGCCTGATCATGGACGGCAACCGGCGCTTCGCCCGCTCGGTGGGCCTGACGAGCACCAGCGCCGGCCACGACTACGGCGCCAAAAAGGCGCGCGACGTGCTCGAGTGGTGCCTGGACGTGGGCGTCAGCCACGTCACCATGTGGGTCTTCAGCAACGACAACCGAGGCCGCGACCCCCGCGAGGTCGCCCACCTCCTGGAGCTCTTCGCCAAGGAGGCGAGCGAGCTCGCCCAGGACCCCAGGCTCCACAAGAACAAGGTCAGGGTGAGGCTGATCGGCTGCATCGAGGACTTCCCGCAGGGTGTGCAGGACGCGCTGCGCAACCTAGAGCGCGTGACCGAAAGTTACTGCGGCATGCTCGTCAACATCGCGGTGGGCTACGGCGGCCGCGAGGAGATCGCCGAGGCGGTGCGCCGGCTCGTCCGCGAAAAGGTCGCCGCGGGCGTCAGTGTGGACGCGCTGGCCGGCGAAATCGGCGCCGACGAGATCGGCCAGCACCTCTACACCGCGGGCACGCCCGACCCCGACTTCGTCATCCGCACCTCGGGCGAGGTGCGCCTCTCGGGCTTTCTGCTGTGGCAGACCGCCTACAGCGAGTTCTACTTTTGCGACGCCTTCTGGCCCTCGTTTCGCAAGGTCGACTTC of the Deinococcota bacterium genome contains:
- the uppS gene encoding polyprenyl diphosphate synthase; the encoded protein is MNSVLRHPLTLPVASKALGVWRLLTGPLYWWYERRLSAAITRSGRVPRHLGLIMDGNRRFARSVGLTSTSAGHDYGAKKARDVLEWCLDVGVSHVTMWVFSNDNRGRDPREVAHLLELFAKEASELAQDPRLHKNKVRVRLIGCIEDFPQGVQDALRNLERVTESYCGMLVNIAVGYGGREEIAEAVRRLVREKVAAGVSVDALAGEIGADEIGQHLYTAGTPDPDFVIRTSGEVRLSGFLLWQTAYSEFYFCDAFWPSFRKVDFLRALRSFQDRERRYGR